One window of Mesorhizobium sp. WSM4904 genomic DNA carries:
- a CDS encoding type II toxin-antitoxin system prevent-host-death family antitoxin, whose translation MMRVTSTEFQQNVGRFQDAAQRAPVAITKNGRTHTVLLSAAMFEVLVKGRVARPVEELDDETLRAIAESAVPSQFDELDEMLKDWTP comes from the coding sequence ATGATGCGTGTGACATCGACGGAATTCCAACAGAATGTTGGTCGTTTTCAGGATGCCGCTCAGCGAGCGCCGGTCGCCATAACGAAGAACGGCCGAACTCATACCGTGCTCCTGTCGGCGGCAATGTTCGAAGTGCTGGTCAAGGGACGGGTCGCTCGTCCGGTTGAGGAACTGGACGACGAGACGCTGAGAGCCATCGCAGAAAGCGCAGTCCCATCCCAGTTTGATGAGCTGGATGAAATGCTCAAAGACTGGACGCCGTGA
- a CDS encoding cytochrome c-type biogenesis protein, with the protein MKAKFSAASLILLLALLFAGTAQAVKPDEVLPDPALEARARALSEGLRCMVCQNQSIDESDADLARDLRILVRQRLVAGDTDQQVMDYIVSRYGEFVLLKPRFSLRNALLWGTPALLLLAGGIFILFSARSRRPVSAALSADEKAALDKLLSD; encoded by the coding sequence ATGAAGGCGAAGTTTTCGGCCGCCTCGCTGATCCTGCTGCTGGCTCTGCTCTTCGCCGGCACGGCGCAGGCGGTGAAGCCCGACGAGGTGCTGCCCGATCCGGCGCTGGAGGCCCGCGCCCGCGCGCTCTCCGAAGGCCTGCGCTGCATGGTCTGCCAGAACCAGTCGATCGACGAATCCGACGCCGACCTGGCGCGTGACCTGCGCATCCTCGTGCGCCAGCGCCTCGTCGCCGGCGACACCGACCAGCAGGTGATGGACTATATCGTCTCGCGCTATGGCGAGTTCGTGCTGTTGAAGCCGCGCTTCAGCCTGCGCAACGCGCTTTTATGGGGCACCCCGGCGCTTCTGCTTCTGGCCGGCGGCATCTTCATCCTGTTCAGCGCGCGTTCGCGCCGCCCGGTATCAGCAGCGCTCTCGGCGGACGAGAAGGCGGCGCTGGACAAGCTGCTTAGCGATTAA
- a CDS encoding Do family serine endopeptidase, whose translation MNIAPNSYSRTRKRLMAAVASLAVVGTAGAAMLATGTAPVLADAVRVDAPQVPSFADVVEHVSPAVVSVKVKAKVQPTADDGSDDQDGFDNLPDNPQLRRFFKEFRGFGDQGGQFGMRRFNHRNHGNGEPRPVAQGSGFFISEDGYLVTNNHVVSEGSDFTVVTNDGKELDAKLIGTDPRTDLAVLKVDGGGKFTYVDFADDSKIRIGDWVVAVGNPFGLGGTVTAGIVSARGRDIGAGPYDDFIQIDASVNRGNSGGPTFNLNGQVIGINTAIFSPSGGSVGIAFDIPASTAKQVVEDLMKNGSVQRGWLGVEIQPVTSDIAESLGLKSEKGALVSSAQDAGPGKKAGITAGDVITQVDGKDVASPKELARVIGAYAPGKSVDVTVWRNGRNETVKVDLGTLPSSDKQASNEDSNKQAAPAKADTLADLGLTVTKSENGKGLVVTDVDPDSDAADRGIQPGDVITSINSNEVNTTDDVSKAMTDAAKSGRKAVLMQITRDDANRFVALPVGKG comes from the coding sequence ATGAATATCGCCCCCAATTCATATTCCCGCACCCGCAAGCGCCTGATGGCGGCCGTCGCTTCCCTGGCCGTCGTCGGCACGGCCGGCGCGGCCATGCTCGCAACCGGCACCGCCCCCGTGCTGGCTGACGCGGTGCGCGTCGACGCCCCGCAGGTCCCGAGCTTCGCCGACGTGGTCGAGCACGTTTCGCCGGCGGTCGTCAGCGTCAAGGTCAAGGCCAAGGTCCAGCCGACGGCCGATGACGGCTCAGACGATCAGGACGGCTTCGACAACCTGCCGGACAATCCGCAGCTGCGCCGCTTCTTCAAGGAATTCCGCGGCTTCGGCGATCAGGGCGGCCAGTTCGGCATGCGCCGCTTCAACCACCGCAACCACGGCAATGGCGAGCCGCGCCCGGTCGCCCAAGGCTCGGGCTTCTTCATTTCCGAGGACGGCTATCTCGTCACCAACAACCACGTCGTTTCGGAAGGCTCGGACTTCACCGTCGTCACCAATGACGGCAAGGAACTCGACGCCAAACTGATCGGCACCGATCCGCGCACCGACCTCGCCGTGCTGAAGGTCGATGGCGGCGGCAAGTTCACCTATGTCGACTTCGCCGACGACTCCAAGATCCGCATCGGCGACTGGGTGGTGGCCGTCGGCAACCCGTTCGGCCTCGGCGGCACCGTCACCGCAGGCATCGTCTCGGCCCGCGGCCGCGACATCGGCGCCGGCCCCTATGACGACTTCATCCAGATCGACGCCTCGGTCAACCGCGGCAATTCGGGTGGTCCGACCTTCAATCTCAACGGCCAGGTGATCGGCATCAACACCGCCATCTTCTCGCCGTCTGGCGGTAGCGTCGGCATCGCCTTCGACATTCCGGCCTCGACCGCCAAGCAGGTCGTCGAAGACCTGATGAAGAACGGTTCCGTCCAGCGCGGCTGGCTCGGCGTCGAGATCCAGCCGGTCACCTCCGACATCGCCGAGTCGCTCGGCCTGAAGTCGGAAAAGGGCGCGCTGGTGTCTAGCGCCCAGGATGCCGGTCCCGGCAAGAAGGCCGGCATCACGGCCGGCGACGTCATCACCCAGGTGGATGGCAAGGATGTTGCTTCGCCGAAGGAACTCGCCCGCGTGATCGGCGCCTATGCGCCGGGCAAGTCGGTCGACGTCACCGTCTGGCGCAACGGCAGGAACGAGACGGTCAAGGTCGATCTCGGCACGCTGCCTTCGAGCGACAAGCAGGCATCGAACGAAGACAGCAACAAGCAGGCTGCCCCCGCCAAGGCCGACACGCTGGCCGATCTCGGCCTCACTGTCACCAAGTCGGAGAACGGCAAGGGTCTGGTGGTCACCGATGTCGACCCGGACAGCGATGCGGCCGACCGCGGCATCCAGCCCGGCGACGTCATCACCTCGATCAATTCGAATGAGGTGAACACCACCGACGACGTTTCCAAGGCGATGACGGACGCCGCCAAGTCGGGCCGCAAGGCCGTGCTGATGCAGATCACCCGCGATGATGCGAACCGCTTCGTCGCGCTGCCGGTCGGCAAGGGCTGA
- a CDS encoding response regulator transcription factor — MKILVMEDDREAADYLKKAFAEAGHTAHVAGDGETGFALADAGDYDVMVVDRLMPRRDGLSVIAALRSRGNTTPVLILSALGEVDDRVTGLRAGGDDYLTKPYAFSELLARVEVLNRRASARESETVYRVGDLELDRLSHSVKRAGREITLQPREFRLLEYLMRHAGQVVTRTMLLENVWDYHFDPQTNVIDVHVSRLRGKIEKGFDKPILHTIRGAGYMLKGG; from the coding sequence ATGAAGATTCTCGTCATGGAAGACGATCGCGAGGCGGCGGACTACCTCAAGAAGGCCTTTGCCGAGGCGGGCCACACCGCCCATGTCGCCGGCGACGGCGAGACCGGCTTCGCGCTTGCCGATGCCGGTGATTATGACGTGATGGTGGTCGACCGCTTGATGCCGCGCCGCGACGGCCTGTCGGTGATCGCAGCGCTCCGCTCGCGCGGCAACACCACGCCGGTGCTGATCCTGTCGGCGTTGGGGGAGGTCGACGATCGCGTCACCGGCCTCCGCGCCGGCGGTGACGACTACCTGACCAAGCCCTATGCCTTTTCCGAACTGCTCGCCCGCGTCGAGGTGCTGAACCGCCGCGCCAGTGCGCGCGAGTCGGAGACCGTCTACCGCGTGGGTGATCTCGAGCTCGACCGCCTGTCGCATTCGGTCAAGCGCGCCGGGCGCGAGATCACGCTGCAGCCGCGCGAGTTCCGCCTGCTCGAATATCTGATGCGGCATGCCGGCCAGGTGGTGACGCGCACCATGCTGCTCGAGAATGTCTGGGACTATCATTTCGATCCGCAGACCAACGTCATCGACGTTCACGTCTCGCGCCTGCGCGGCAAGATCGAAAAAGGCTTCGACAAGCCGATCCTGCACACGATCCGCGGCGCCGGCTACATGCTGAAAGGCGGGTAA
- a CDS encoding bifunctional [glutamine synthetase] adenylyltransferase/[glutamine synthetase]-adenylyl-L-tyrosine phosphorylase, which yields MAKKKIETEWQLRPTLALRPLDGDHARRELSEIADAAEEDGLARLAAFLADKGPQQDLLAAIFDLSPFLRDTARRRPAVLDTLFDQTIEARLSDIGEAIDRAARAENVSESSLMMALRQFKAEAHFLIALADLSGEAETALTVRRLSDLADAATRAAVDFLLLDVHGQGKLKLPDPKHPARGSGWVLLGMGKLGAHELNFSSDIDLVVFFDPEASAVIDPLDATELFSRLTRRLVRILQDRTEHGYVFRTDLRLRPDPGSTPLAIPVEAALRYYEARGQNWERAAMIKARPVAGDLAAGSAFLKELQPYVWRKYMDYAAIADVHSIKRQIHAHKGHGEIAVKGHNVKLGRGGIREIEFFVQTQQLIAGGRFPELRGRETVPMLGALAARGWITADARDALTRQYWFLRRVEHAIQMVADEQTHVLPDDDEELERIALMLGFAGEAEFAKAFRASLQQVERHYAALFETAPELSAGVGNLVFTGDVDDPDTLRTLHGLGFQRPSDICRVIRGWHFGRYRVTQSAEARERLTELTPALLKAFGQTRRADEALIRFDEFLAGLPAGIQLFSLLQSNPALLKLMATIMGGAPRLAAIITRRPHVFDGLLDPALLTELPDRAYLSARLAAFIEGDRAYEDVLDRLRIFASEQKFLIGVRLLAGSIDPARAGRAFSDLADLTIEAALHAVIAEFALRHGRIAGARVALLGMGKLGSRELTAGSDVDLILLYDHDADAEESDGEKPLAPSHYYTRMTQRLIAAVSAPTAEGVLYELDLRLRPSGNKGPVATHVDAFKKYQRQDAWTWEHMALARARAIGGDTELCAEVEEDVAAVLAQPRDGAKVKAEASEMRALIEKEKPPRDLWDIKLIPGGLIDLEFIAQVAVITGAIEPSLRATATAEVLARLAPGFAAPDVRQELCEAWRLYQALTQMIRLCLTGEFQRDDVPPGLSDLLLAATDLPDFGVLEAHLKETSRKVREDFDLLLRAGSGGGLGAVRPRDYSVR from the coding sequence ATGGCAAAGAAGAAGATCGAAACCGAATGGCAACTCCGACCGACGCTGGCGCTTCGCCCGCTGGATGGCGACCACGCCCGGCGGGAACTATCCGAGATCGCCGATGCCGCCGAGGAAGACGGCCTTGCGCGTCTCGCCGCGTTCCTGGCGGACAAGGGGCCGCAGCAGGATTTGCTCGCCGCGATCTTCGACTTGTCGCCGTTCCTGCGCGACACGGCGCGCCGCCGGCCGGCCGTTCTCGACACGCTGTTCGATCAGACGATCGAAGCGCGGCTCAGCGACATCGGCGAGGCGATCGATCGCGCGGCGCGGGCCGAGAATGTTTCGGAATCGAGCCTGATGATGGCGCTCAGGCAGTTCAAGGCCGAGGCGCATTTCCTGATCGCGCTGGCAGATCTTTCCGGCGAAGCCGAGACGGCGCTGACCGTGCGCCGCCTCAGCGACCTTGCCGACGCCGCAACACGCGCCGCCGTCGATTTCCTACTGCTCGACGTGCATGGGCAGGGCAAGCTCAAGCTGCCTGATCCGAAACACCCCGCGCGCGGCTCGGGCTGGGTCCTGCTCGGCATGGGCAAGCTCGGCGCGCATGAGCTGAACTTCTCTTCCGACATCGATCTTGTCGTCTTCTTCGATCCGGAAGCGTCGGCCGTCATCGATCCGCTCGACGCGACGGAGCTCTTCTCGCGCCTCACCCGCCGGCTCGTGCGCATCCTGCAGGACCGCACCGAGCACGGTTACGTCTTCCGCACCGATCTGAGGCTCCGGCCGGATCCCGGCTCGACGCCGCTGGCGATCCCGGTCGAGGCGGCGCTGCGCTATTACGAGGCGCGCGGCCAGAACTGGGAGCGCGCCGCCATGATCAAGGCGCGGCCGGTGGCGGGCGACCTTGCCGCGGGCTCGGCCTTCCTCAAGGAATTGCAGCCCTATGTCTGGCGAAAATACATGGACTACGCTGCGATCGCCGACGTCCATTCGATCAAACGCCAGATCCATGCCCACAAGGGACATGGCGAGATCGCGGTGAAGGGCCACAACGTCAAGCTCGGCCGCGGCGGCATCCGCGAAATCGAGTTTTTCGTCCAGACGCAGCAGCTGATTGCCGGTGGCCGCTTTCCGGAATTGCGCGGCCGCGAGACGGTACCGATGCTGGGTGCGCTCGCCGCGCGCGGCTGGATCACCGCCGATGCGCGCGATGCCCTTACGCGGCAATACTGGTTCCTGCGCCGTGTCGAGCACGCCATCCAGATGGTGGCCGACGAGCAGACGCATGTCCTGCCTGACGATGATGAGGAATTGGAGCGCATAGCGCTGATGCTGGGCTTTGCCGGCGAGGCGGAGTTTGCCAAAGCCTTTCGCGCCTCGCTGCAGCAGGTCGAGCGCCACTATGCGGCGCTGTTCGAGACAGCGCCCGAACTGTCGGCGGGCGTCGGCAACCTTGTATTCACCGGCGATGTCGACGACCCCGACACGCTGCGGACCTTGCATGGCCTCGGCTTCCAGCGCCCGAGCGACATCTGTCGCGTCATCCGCGGCTGGCATTTCGGCCGCTACCGCGTCACCCAATCGGCGGAAGCGCGCGAGCGGCTGACCGAACTGACGCCGGCGCTGCTCAAGGCCTTCGGCCAGACGCGCCGCGCCGACGAGGCATTGATCCGCTTCGACGAGTTTCTCGCCGGGCTGCCGGCCGGTATCCAGCTCTTCTCGTTGCTGCAGTCCAATCCGGCGCTGCTCAAGCTGATGGCGACGATCATGGGCGGCGCGCCGCGGCTCGCCGCCATCATCACGCGCCGGCCGCATGTCTTCGACGGCCTGCTCGATCCGGCGCTGCTCACTGAACTGCCGGACCGTGCCTATCTCTCGGCGCGTCTTGCGGCTTTCATCGAGGGCGACCGCGCCTATGAGGATGTGCTCGACCGCCTGCGCATCTTCGCCTCCGAGCAAAAATTCCTGATCGGCGTGCGCCTGCTTGCGGGCTCCATCGATCCCGCTCGGGCCGGCCGTGCCTTCTCCGATCTCGCCGATCTCACCATCGAGGCTGCGCTTCATGCCGTGATCGCCGAATTCGCGCTGCGCCACGGCAGGATCGCCGGGGCCAGGGTGGCGCTGCTCGGCATGGGCAAACTCGGCAGCCGCGAGCTCACCGCCGGCTCGGATGTCGATCTCATCCTGCTCTACGATCATGATGCCGATGCGGAGGAATCCGACGGCGAGAAGCCGCTGGCGCCCTCGCATTACTACACCCGCATGACCCAGCGTCTGATCGCCGCGGTCTCGGCGCCAACGGCCGAAGGCGTGCTTTACGAGCTCGACCTTCGCCTGCGTCCCTCCGGCAACAAGGGGCCGGTCGCCACGCATGTCGACGCCTTCAAGAAATATCAGCGCCAGGACGCCTGGACCTGGGAACACATGGCGCTGGCAAGGGCTCGCGCGATCGGCGGCGATACCGAACTCTGCGCCGAGGTCGAGGAGGATGTCGCGGCGGTGCTCGCCCAGCCGCGCGACGGCGCCAAGGTGAAGGCGGAAGCATCGGAGATGCGGGCGCTGATCGAGAAGGAGAAGCCGCCGCGCGATCTCTGGGACATCAAGCTGATCCCGGGCGGCCTCATCGATCTCGAATTCATCGCCCAGGTCGCCGTCATCACCGGCGCGATCGAACCCAGCCTGCGGGCGACGGCGACGGCGGAAGTGCTGGCGCGGCTGGCCCCCGGTTTCGCGGCGCCCGATGTCCGGCAGGAGCTCTGCGAGGCCTGGCGGCTCTATCAGGCGCTGACCCAGATGATCAGGCTCTGCCTTACCGGCGAATTCCAGCGCGACGATGTCCCGCCGGGACTTTCGGATCTGCTGCTGGCGGCCACCGACCTGCCGGATTTCGGCGTGCTGGAAGCACATCTGAAGGAGACGTCGCGCAAGGTCCGCGAGGATTTCGACCTTCTGCTTCGTGCGGGGAGCGGCGGTGGGCTAGGAGCCGTGAGGCCGCGCGACTATTCGGTGCGTTGA
- a CDS encoding type II toxin-antitoxin system RelE/ParE family toxin, producing the protein MKRHVSWSREALEDLSQQIGFVARDNPAAARRLADRIREAGQNLGDMATGRPGRVTGTYEKPIGRLPYVIAYSLRPIAGRESVVILRVIHTSRDWPSEEWPI; encoded by the coding sequence GTGAAGCGGCACGTCAGTTGGTCGCGAGAGGCGCTTGAAGACCTCAGCCAGCAGATCGGCTTCGTCGCGCGGGATAATCCGGCAGCCGCCAGACGCCTCGCTGATCGCATTCGCGAGGCCGGCCAAAATCTTGGCGATATGGCGACCGGCCGGCCTGGCCGCGTGACAGGTACTTATGAGAAGCCCATCGGGCGCCTCCCCTACGTCATTGCCTATAGCCTGAGGCCTATCGCTGGCCGTGAGAGCGTCGTCATCCTTCGCGTCATTCACACGTCGCGGGACTGGCCGTCCGAGGAATGGCCTATTTAA
- a CDS encoding CopG family ribbon-helix-helix protein → MPTSTTMTIRVSSETKLKLERIANDTRRSKSFLAAEAVSAYVDRELEIIEGIKRGMADAEAGRVVPHDEAMAEIDAIIEAAEAKRAGNA, encoded by the coding sequence ATGCCAACAAGCACCACCATGACAATTCGGGTTTCGAGCGAAACCAAACTGAAGCTTGAGCGGATCGCCAATGACACGCGCCGCAGCAAATCCTTCCTCGCGGCCGAGGCGGTTTCGGCCTACGTCGATCGCGAGCTTGAGATCATCGAAGGCATCAAGCGTGGCATGGCCGACGCAGAGGCTGGCCGTGTCGTGCCCCACGATGAAGCCATGGCGGAGATCGACGCCATAATCGAAGCGGCGGAAGCTAAGCGTGCTGGTAACGCGTGA
- a CDS encoding HAMP domain-containing sensor histidine kinase — protein sequence MALSLPAIMRTTAARLSALYLLLFALCAVLLVLYMTSLSARMLTAQTQETINDEVLGLANAYQRGGLPVLVRVVEARSRQPGANLYLIADANGQILTGNVQSLEPGVIETEGWTTEPFSYQRFGEGELDRLRSGDQTAPSTGTGGAQSEGEKGHNAIALVLRLPNQMIMLVGRDLGEPERFRAVIKRSLMLALGMMGLGGLLIWFFVGRAALKRIDSVSDASRRIMGGDLSGRLPVTGAGDEFDRLSENLNTMLARIAMLNEGLKQVSDNIAHDLKTPLTRLRNRAEATLAGKHKTIDYRQALEGTIAESDQLIKTFNAILMISRLEAGYSSETTSPVDLAATVSDVVELYEPVAEEAGVALETTVPEAFTINGNRELIGQALSNIVDNAIKYSTGAAENPKVCVTLERAGGEIKLAVSDNGHGIPDDADRARVTERFVRLEKSRSQPGSGLGLSLAKAIMTFHNGRLDLLPANPGLSVVMSFPARETR from the coding sequence ATGGCTCTTTCCCTGCCGGCCATCATGAGGACGACGGCGGCCCGGCTCTCGGCGCTTTATCTTCTGCTTTTCGCGCTCTGCGCCGTGTTGCTGGTCCTTTACATGACGTCGCTGTCGGCGCGCATGCTGACCGCGCAGACCCAGGAGACCATCAACGACGAGGTGCTCGGCCTTGCCAATGCCTATCAGCGCGGCGGGCTGCCGGTGCTGGTGCGCGTGGTCGAGGCCCGCTCCCGCCAGCCCGGCGCCAACCTCTATCTGATCGCCGACGCCAACGGCCAGATCCTGACCGGCAACGTGCAGAGTCTGGAGCCTGGGGTCATCGAGACCGAGGGCTGGACCACGGAGCCCTTTTCCTACCAGCGCTTCGGCGAGGGCGAGCTCGACCGGTTGCGCAGCGGAGACCAGACCGCGCCTTCGACCGGTACGGGCGGCGCGCAATCCGAGGGGGAGAAGGGCCACAACGCCATCGCGCTGGTGCTGAGGTTGCCCAACCAGATGATCATGCTGGTCGGCCGCGATCTCGGCGAGCCGGAGCGCTTCCGCGCCGTCATCAAACGTTCGCTGATGCTGGCGCTGGGCATGATGGGGCTCGGCGGGCTCTTGATCTGGTTCTTCGTCGGGCGCGCGGCGCTGAAGCGCATCGACAGCGTCTCCGATGCAAGCCGCCGCATCATGGGCGGCGACCTCAGCGGACGGCTGCCGGTGACCGGCGCGGGCGACGAATTCGACCGCCTGTCGGAAAACCTCAACACGATGCTTGCCCGCATAGCGATGCTGAACGAGGGGCTGAAGCAGGTCTCCGACAACATCGCCCATGACCTGAAGACGCCGCTGACCAGGCTGCGCAACCGCGCCGAGGCCACACTTGCCGGCAAGCACAAGACGATCGACTACCGTCAGGCGCTGGAGGGCACGATCGCGGAGTCCGACCAGCTCATCAAGACGTTCAACGCCATCCTGATGATTTCGCGGCTGGAGGCCGGCTATTCCTCGGAGACGACCAGCCCGGTAGACCTCGCCGCCACGGTGAGCGACGTCGTCGAGCTCTACGAGCCGGTGGCGGAGGAGGCGGGCGTTGCGCTGGAAACCACGGTGCCGGAGGCCTTCACGATCAACGGCAACCGCGAGCTGATCGGCCAGGCGCTGTCCAACATCGTCGACAACGCGATCAAATACTCGACCGGCGCCGCCGAGAATCCGAAAGTGTGCGTCACGCTGGAACGCGCCGGCGGCGAGATCAAGCTCGCCGTTTCCGACAACGGCCACGGCATTCCCGACGATGCCGACCGCGCGAGGGTCACCGAGCGTTTCGTGCGATTGGAGAAAAGCCGCTCGCAGCCGGGCTCGGGCCTGGGCCTCAGCCTCGCCAAGGCGATCATGACTTTCCACAACGGCAGGCTTGATCTTTTGCCCGCCAATCCCGGATTGTCCGTGGTCATGAGTTTCCCGGCACGGGAGACGCGTTGA
- a CDS encoding PAS domain-containing sensor histidine kinase, with protein sequence MAKTDAWGAPGGKAFARREARGDGLAGNARLIAEPAYQRLLAAEPLLRRSIPALIIIFLIVIAALRFLSLVNERDEVERDAKAVLALAAGQMAQAITADPNAAGANAMDLLENTSRQGAMSRSHVLAITDGAFKIIAVSPLSTGWQGRSLDSLVLGGQPLFMFGDRAGVMDVGIGGKDWFAAVSLTGDRKNAAAVLVPKEAVFEGWRKTVSLNVTLFVLTAGVLIVILYAYFGQAARAQAADRIYLEAHQRIDMALVRGRCGLWDWDMVRGKMYWSRSMYDMLGYEPCDTMLSFGEVDEIIHPDDGDLFELANRIVEREIDHIDQVFRMRHADGQWVWMRARAQVIDPEAPEIQLIGIAVDVTEQRHLALRSEAADMRLRTAIENINESFVLWDAAERLIMCNSKFQKDNGLSDRDVVPGATRDMLEERMLAFASERRLANANGPHGGITIERQLADGRWLQVNELRTRDGGIVSVGSDITQIKLHQEKLVDSERRLMATIHDLSLARRAEEERAKELVELNRKYMKETERAEAANRAKSEFLANMSHELRTPLNAIIGFSELMEQRLFGPLGSERYEEYASDINGSGKYLLGVINDILDMSKIEAGQFSLDREEIDLCPLIKETVRVISLQAAEKSITVETRIADSMRLYADRRAIKQIAINLLSNAVKFTGQGGKITVRARSASGALVLTIEDNGCGIPKQALSKLGRPFEQVQNQFSKNHTGSGLGLAISRSLAELQGGALKIRSTEGVGTIVSVRIPLKKAPASVKAAA encoded by the coding sequence ATGGCCAAGACGGACGCGTGGGGCGCGCCCGGAGGAAAGGCTTTTGCGCGTCGCGAAGCAAGGGGCGACGGGCTTGCCGGCAATGCACGTCTGATCGCCGAACCCGCCTACCAGCGGCTGCTGGCGGCGGAGCCGCTGCTGCGCCGCTCGATCCCGGCGCTGATCATCATCTTCCTGATCGTCATCGCAGCCCTTCGCTTCCTGTCGCTGGTGAACGAGCGCGACGAGGTCGAGCGCGACGCCAAGGCGGTGCTGGCTTTGGCCGCCGGCCAGATGGCGCAGGCGATCACGGCGGATCCGAATGCCGCCGGCGCCAATGCCATGGATCTTCTGGAAAACACCAGCCGCCAAGGCGCCATGAGCCGCAGCCATGTGCTGGCGATCACCGACGGCGCCTTCAAGATCATCGCCGTATCGCCGTTGTCGACCGGCTGGCAGGGACGCTCGCTGGACAGCCTCGTGCTCGGCGGCCAGCCGCTGTTCATGTTCGGCGACCGCGCCGGCGTGATGGATGTCGGCATCGGCGGCAAGGACTGGTTCGCCGCCGTCAGCCTCACGGGCGACCGCAAGAATGCCGCGGCGGTGCTCGTGCCCAAGGAGGCGGTATTCGAAGGCTGGCGCAAGACGGTGTCGCTCAACGTCACGCTGTTCGTGCTGACGGCCGGCGTGCTGATCGTCATCCTCTATGCCTATTTCGGCCAGGCGGCGCGCGCCCAGGCAGCCGACCGCATCTATCTCGAGGCGCATCAGCGCATCGACATGGCGCTGGTGCGCGGCCGCTGCGGCCTGTGGGACTGGGACATGGTGCGCGGCAAGATGTACTGGTCGCGCTCGATGTACGACATGCTGGGCTACGAGCCCTGCGATACGATGCTGTCGTTCGGCGAGGTCGACGAAATCATCCATCCCGACGACGGCGATCTCTTCGAGCTCGCCAACCGCATCGTCGAGCGCGAGATCGACCATATCGACCAGGTGTTCCGCATGCGCCATGCCGATGGGCAATGGGTGTGGATGCGCGCCCGTGCCCAGGTGATCGATCCGGAAGCGCCCGAGATCCAGCTGATCGGCATCGCCGTCGACGTCACCGAGCAACGGCATCTGGCGCTGCGCTCGGAAGCGGCGGACATGCGGCTCAGGACAGCGATCGAAAACATCAACGAGTCCTTCGTGCTGTGGGACGCCGCCGAGCGGCTGATCATGTGCAACTCCAAATTCCAGAAGGACAACGGGCTCTCGGACCGCGACGTGGTGCCGGGCGCGACCCGCGACATGCTGGAGGAGCGGATGCTCGCCTTCGCCTCGGAGCGCAGGCTGGCCAACGCCAATGGGCCACATGGCGGCATCACGATTGAAAGGCAGCTGGCGGATGGCCGCTGGCTTCAAGTCAACGAGCTCAGGACCAGGGACGGCGGCATCGTTTCGGTCGGCTCCGACATCACCCAGATCAAGCTGCATCAGGAAAAGCTGGTTGACAGCGAACGGCGCCTGATGGCGACCATCCACGACCTCAGCCTCGCCCGCCGCGCCGAGGAGGAACGCGCCAAGGAATTGGTCGAGCTCAACCGCAAATACATGAAGGAGACGGAGCGCGCCGAGGCGGCCAACCGGGCGAAATCCGAATTCCTCGCCAACATGTCGCATGAGTTGCGCACGCCGCTCAACGCCATCATCGGCTTTTCCGAACTGATGGAACAGCGACTGTTCGGGCCGCTCGGCTCCGAACGCTACGAGGAATATGCCAGCGACATCAACGGCAGCGGCAAATATCTGCTCGGGGTCATCAACGACATACTCGACATGTCGAAGATCGAGGCCGGCCAGTTCTCGCTCGACCGCGAGGAGATCGACCTCTGCCCGCTGATCAAGGAGACGGTGCGCGTCATCTCGCTGCAGGCGGCGGAAAAGTCGATCACGGTGGAAACGCGCATCGCCGACTCCATGCGGCTCTACGCCGACCGCCGCGCGATCAAGCAGATCGCCATCAACCTGCTCTCCAATGCGGTGAAATTCACCGGACAGGGCGGCAAGATCACGGTCAGGGCGCGCAGCGCGTCCGGCGCGCTGGTGCTCACCATCGAGGACAATGGCTGCGGCATCCCGAAACAGGCGCTGAGCAAGCTCGGCCGGCCGTTCGAGCAGGTGCAGAACCAGTTCTCCAAGAACCACACCGGCTCGGGCCTCGGGCTGGCCATCTCGCGCTCGCTGGCCGAATTGCAGGGCGGCGCGCTGAAAATCCGCTCCACCGAAGGCGTCGGCACCATCGTGTCAGTGCGCATCCCGCTGAAGAAGGCACCGGCTTCGGTGAAGGCCGCGGCCTGA